From the genome of Acetomicrobium thermoterrenum DSM 13490, one region includes:
- a CDS encoding DUF3084 domain-containing protein: MRYGLSELNWELVFSLVIASAIVAYIGDILGMKLGKKRISLFGMRPKYTSRFITVVTGVSIALVTLFVMAVASDTVRVALFNMKYIQREISNLTAELGKSRSELENLQLDLFKSQAELSEKERQLQKVEKDLAENLDKLRQVEEEVARLNDKARELEVDKRKLSEELEEMKKERDNLEGQIAELKAQAAELRENLERVKEGRILVLAGELLTQMPIDPASAKDLEIGDAISKLKENARLVLSLRTGLRPEVIDLRIDEVELEDALKQIRESKGRKVIRLEVATNAVVGEKIDCVVSVHDSVKIYASGEVLVSEVFLKPLSEEEAETELYNLLRQVNLKAQRDGILPDPISGTVGSLEATEFFDAVEKLSNTTPPFKVNVIAAADTYTEGPVRVKIEVD; this comes from the coding sequence TTGCGATACGGCTTGAGCGAACTTAACTGGGAGTTGGTCTTTTCCCTCGTCATTGCTAGCGCGATAGTCGCTTACATCGGCGATATTTTGGGAATGAAGCTTGGCAAAAAGAGGATAAGCCTCTTCGGCATGAGGCCCAAATATACGTCTCGTTTTATAACTGTCGTGACGGGTGTTTCCATTGCCCTTGTCACGCTTTTCGTCATGGCCGTAGCATCCGATACGGTGAGGGTGGCTTTGTTTAACATGAAATACATCCAAAGGGAGATATCAAACCTAACCGCCGAGTTGGGCAAAAGCAGAAGCGAGCTCGAAAACCTTCAGTTGGATTTATTCAAAAGCCAGGCGGAACTTTCCGAGAAGGAAAGGCAGTTGCAAAAAGTTGAAAAAGACCTCGCCGAAAACCTGGATAAATTGCGTCAGGTGGAAGAAGAGGTTGCGAGGCTTAACGATAAAGCCAGGGAACTTGAGGTCGATAAAAGGAAGCTGAGCGAGGAGCTCGAGGAAATGAAAAAAGAACGGGACAACCTCGAAGGCCAGATAGCCGAACTTAAGGCCCAAGCTGCGGAGCTCAGAGAGAACCTGGAAAGGGTCAAGGAAGGAAGGATATTGGTCCTTGCGGGAGAATTGTTGACACAGATGCCAATCGATCCCGCTTCGGCGAAGGATTTGGAAATAGGCGACGCTATAAGCAAATTGAAGGAAAATGCTCGGCTGGTCTTATCACTGCGGACGGGGTTGCGACCTGAAGTCATAGACCTTCGCATAGACGAAGTCGAGCTTGAGGATGCCTTAAAGCAGATAAGAGAAAGCAAAGGAAGGAAGGTCATCAGGTTGGAAGTTGCCACTAATGCCGTGGTGGGTGAGAAGATCGATTGCGTGGTGAGCGTTCACGATAGCGTGAAAATTTACGCCTCGGGAGAGGTCCTGGTCAGCGAAGTTTTTCTGAAGCCCTTGAGCGAAGAAGAGGCCGAGACCGAGCTTTATAACCTGCTAAGGCAAGTTAACTTGAAGGCTCAAAGGGACGGCATACTTCCCGATCCCATTTCGGGAACGGTGGGCAGCCTTGAGGCCACTGAGTTCTTCGATGCCGTGGAGAAGTTGAGCAACACGACGCCTCCCTTCAAGGTTAACGTTATCGCCGCCGCCGACACCTACACAGAAGGTCCGGTTCGCGTTAAAATAGAGGTTGATTAA
- a CDS encoding GNAT family N-acetyltransferase: MDLSEYTFYDNKLAVSPQEIKALYRYIWWGKSRTDEGIVRMLEGSSMCFSVRYRGELVGFCRILTDFVYRASLWDIIIHPDHQGQGLGTALMNYVLEHPAIKDIPLVITYTSDLYPFLEKWGFKEMPGAVILLRSPIEYS; this comes from the coding sequence ATGGATCTTAGTGAATACACTTTTTACGATAACAAACTCGCCGTTTCGCCGCAGGAGATAAAAGCCCTCTACAGGTACATATGGTGGGGAAAAAGTCGCACCGATGAAGGCATAGTTCGCATGCTCGAAGGCAGCAGTATGTGTTTTTCCGTGCGATACAGAGGTGAACTGGTGGGTTTTTGCCGTATTCTCACGGATTTCGTCTATAGAGCATCGCTGTGGGATATAATCATCCATCCCGACCATCAGGGACAGGGATTGGGCACTGCCCTGATGAATTACGTCCTCGAACATCCGGCTATAAAGGATATACCGCTGGTAATTACCTATACGAGCGACCTTTACCCCTTCTTGGAGAAGTGGGGCTTCAAGGAGATGCCCGGAGCGGTAATTTTGCTTCGAAGCCCTATAGAATATTCTTAA
- the metK gene encoding methionine adenosyltransferase — protein sequence MPKERLLLTSESVTEGHPDKLADQISDGILDAILAQDPMGRVACETLVTTGLVMVAGEITTSCYVDIPRLVRSIVKDIGYTRAKYGFDGDTCAVITAIDEQSPDIAQGVNRALEVRETDMTDDEINLIGAGDQGMMIGYACDETEELLPMPVALAHKLARRLAYVRKEKIIPYLRPDGKTQVTLEYEDGRPVRVDTVIVSAQHHPSVEQEQIKADIVEHVIEPIMPPDLMEDSPKVLVNPTGRFVLGGPLADTGLTGRKIIVDTYGGVVPHGGGCFSGKDPTKVDRSGAYMARYAAKNVVAAGLARKCQIQVAYAIGVARPVSISVETYGTGVISDERITDLVREYFDFRPAAMIRDLDLRKPQYMSLAAYGHMGRIDLNPIPAWERTDKAEAMKKAAR from the coding sequence ATGCCTAAAGAGCGGCTGTTGCTGACGTCGGAGTCCGTAACCGAGGGTCATCCCGACAAATTGGCAGATCAGATATCCGACGGCATTTTGGATGCCATACTCGCCCAAGATCCCATGGGAAGAGTTGCCTGCGAGACTTTGGTCACCACGGGGCTGGTCATGGTAGCCGGGGAGATAACTACCAGCTGTTATGTCGATATTCCCCGCCTTGTAAGAAGCATCGTCAAAGATATAGGCTACACCCGGGCAAAGTACGGATTCGACGGAGATACCTGCGCCGTCATAACGGCCATTGACGAGCAGTCTCCCGACATAGCCCAGGGAGTCAACAGAGCCCTCGAGGTGAGGGAAACCGATATGACGGATGACGAAATAAATTTGATAGGAGCTGGAGATCAGGGCATGATGATAGGCTATGCCTGCGATGAGACGGAAGAGCTTCTTCCCATGCCCGTAGCGTTGGCGCATAAATTGGCCAGGCGCCTTGCCTACGTCAGAAAGGAAAAGATAATTCCCTATCTCCGTCCCGACGGCAAGACCCAGGTGACACTTGAGTACGAGGACGGAAGGCCCGTAAGAGTGGACACGGTCATAGTCTCTGCCCAACATCACCCGTCGGTCGAGCAGGAGCAGATCAAAGCCGATATCGTGGAACACGTCATAGAGCCTATCATGCCTCCCGATCTCATGGAGGATTCCCCTAAAGTGCTCGTCAATCCCACTGGAAGGTTCGTCCTGGGAGGGCCCCTTGCCGATACGGGGCTAACGGGCAGAAAGATAATCGTCGATACCTACGGCGGGGTTGTGCCCCACGGCGGTGGCTGTTTCTCCGGCAAAGACCCGACGAAGGTCGATCGCTCCGGGGCTTACATGGCAAGGTACGCCGCCAAAAACGTGGTGGCCGCAGGCCTTGCCCGCAAGTGTCAGATTCAGGTTGCTTATGCCATAGGGGTTGCAAGACCTGTCTCCATCTCCGTAGAGACATACGGAACAGGCGTGATTTCCGACGAAAGGATTACGGATTTGGTGAGAGAGTATTTCGACTTCAGACCCGCGGCCATGATAAGAGATCTCGACCTACGGAAGCCTCAATATATGTCCCTTGCTGCCTACGGCCATATGGGCAGGATCGATTTGAATCCCATTCCCGCCTGGGAGAGGACGGACAAGGCGGAAGCGATGAAAAAAGCAGCTCGGTAG
- a CDS encoding ComF family protein: MSGIADLFLHLIFPATCPLCGKIASSCCVNCAEGLLSPNLPICIQCFGPYPCDKHSDSFPHYYGAAHEGQARKLVHLLKYGHDGAIGFSLGVALSFLLAETRADALVPIPLHMGSPRLFNQSKKIVKGLSCKLKIPLQDCLSWNVRVSPRAPKAAKDRDPLPENAFKMKYFPRGVKTAILCDDVCTTGATILKAASALREGGIQVVASLSFTLGQKGTYN, translated from the coding sequence GTGTCGGGGATAGCGGACCTGTTCCTGCATTTGATCTTTCCCGCCACATGTCCCCTCTGCGGAAAGATCGCGTCTTCCTGTTGCGTTAACTGCGCGGAAGGTTTGCTGTCCCCAAATTTGCCTATATGCATTCAGTGTTTTGGACCCTATCCCTGCGATAAACACAGCGACTCCTTTCCCCACTATTACGGTGCCGCTCACGAAGGCCAGGCGAGAAAGCTCGTGCATCTTCTCAAATATGGCCACGATGGTGCCATAGGCTTTTCCCTGGGGGTCGCACTGTCTTTTCTCCTTGCCGAAACGAGAGCAGACGCTCTGGTTCCCATTCCGCTTCACATGGGAAGCCCCAGGCTTTTTAATCAATCCAAGAAAATAGTTAAGGGGTTATCCTGTAAACTTAAAATACCGCTACAGGACTGCCTGTCCTGGAACGTCAGGGTGTCCCCCAGGGCGCCCAAGGCAGCTAAGGACCGAGATCCTCTCCCCGAAAATGCATTTAAGATGAAATATTTTCCCCGTGGCGTAAAAACCGCGATCCTATGCGATGACGTCTGCACAACAGGAGCTACTATCTTAAAAGCGGCGTCGGCCCTTCGCGAGGGTGGAATACAAGTGGTGGCCTCCCTCAGTTTTACCCTTGGACAAAAAGGAACATATAATTAA
- the speD gene encoding adenosylmethionine decarboxylase, which yields MNPRGHHYIVEASGCAEVIGEVDKMQEILVEAARRANAQVWAVSFHRFPPNGVSGVVVISESHLSIHTWPELEYMALDIYTCGSDTRPDVAVDYVLEKVKAKHTHVTEITRGLDDGDREFYHSLITWEEQLRQNDDGQRDKKPKSKDQEIL from the coding sequence ATGAATCCGAGGGGACATCACTATATCGTTGAAGCCTCCGGCTGTGCGGAAGTTATTGGGGAAGTCGACAAGATGCAGGAAATCCTCGTCGAAGCGGCGCGCCGTGCGAACGCTCAGGTATGGGCCGTTTCCTTTCACCGCTTTCCACCGAACGGGGTAAGTGGCGTAGTGGTTATAAGCGAGTCCCATCTGTCCATACACACATGGCCTGAACTTGAATACATGGCCTTGGACATATACACCTGCGGAAGCGATACCCGACCCGACGTGGCAGTGGACTATGTATTGGAGAAAGTGAAGGCAAAACACACCCACGTTACGGAAATAACCCGAGGTCTTGATGACGGAGATCGGGAATTTTATCACTCTCTCATAACCTGGGAGGAACAACTTCGTCAAAACGACGATGGACAGAGAGACAAGAAGCCCAAGTCCAAGGATCAGGAAATTCTTTAG
- a CDS encoding mechanosensitive ion channel family protein: MDTMIWGNSVGAWIVALAVGVVSFFIFYYLKKIADKYISFLFSRRPSTAISLVLDLVRQINVYFLILLAILAGSSFLSLPLRLSRAISMLVVLFLLLQVGLWGNKAINFWLTSNIKRKVEKDPSGATMLSALGFMGRLLFWGIIILIALQNMGIEVSALVAGLGIGGIAVALAAQNILGDLFASWSIVLDKPFLVGDFIVIDGYSGTVEHIGLKTTRLRSLTGEQLIFSNSDLLKCRIRNYKRMQERRVVFSFGVLYETPLEKLKEIPDIVKNIVTSIENARFDRAHFASYGNFSLNFEVVYYVLSSDYTVYMDIQQRINLALFEEFKKRDIVFAYPTQTIYVSGAEPISVSLKGQPASEGSE, from the coding sequence ATGGATACTATGATTTGGGGCAACAGCGTGGGGGCATGGATAGTTGCCCTTGCTGTTGGTGTTGTTTCTTTTTTCATATTTTACTACTTGAAAAAGATAGCCGATAAATATATCTCTTTTCTGTTTTCTCGACGGCCAAGTACGGCCATTAGCCTGGTTTTGGACCTTGTAAGACAGATAAATGTATACTTTTTGATCCTCCTTGCCATACTCGCGGGTTCTTCCTTTCTTTCCCTGCCGCTGAGGCTATCCAGGGCCATTTCCATGTTGGTGGTTCTTTTTTTGCTCTTACAGGTTGGGCTCTGGGGTAATAAGGCGATCAACTTTTGGCTGACGTCGAATATAAAAAGAAAGGTCGAAAAGGACCCTTCGGGGGCAACCATGCTTTCGGCCCTTGGCTTCATGGGAAGGCTCCTTTTTTGGGGGATAATAATTTTAATCGCTCTGCAGAATATGGGTATAGAAGTATCGGCTCTAGTTGCAGGCTTAGGGATAGGCGGTATCGCCGTAGCTTTGGCGGCCCAGAACATATTGGGCGACCTTTTCGCTTCCTGGTCGATAGTGTTGGACAAACCCTTTCTGGTGGGTGACTTCATAGTCATAGACGGCTATTCGGGAACGGTGGAGCACATAGGCCTTAAAACGACGAGATTGCGCAGCCTGACCGGGGAACAGCTCATATTTTCCAACTCCGACTTGTTGAAGTGCAGGATACGAAACTACAAGCGCATGCAAGAGAGGCGCGTCGTCTTTTCCTTTGGAGTGCTCTACGAAACACCTCTCGAAAAGCTTAAAGAAATCCCCGACATAGTCAAAAATATAGTCACTTCAATAGAAAACGCCCGCTTTGACAGGGCGCACTTTGCAAGCTACGGCAACTTTTCGCTGAACTTCGAGGTGGTTTACTACGTTCTCTCTTCCGATTACACTGTCTACATGGACATCCAGCAGAGGATAAACCTTGCCCTTTTCGAGGAGTTTAAAAAGAGGGATATAGTCTTTGCCTACCCGACTCAGACGATCTACGTCTCAGGAGCCGAGCCGATAAGCGTATCCCTGAAAGGTCAACCTGCTTCAGAAGGATCGGAATAG
- a CDS encoding HEPN domain-containing protein: MEEVIRSIAELIRRKFNPLKIILYGSYARGSQTWDSDVDFLVVVEKEVNKRDVAVAMRAALSDFPCGKDIVIATPEELAVKGSIPGTLLYSMLKEGKVLYEDMTPYIEEASIWLKCASDDLSAAKKLLDLGFYRHACWLSAMGAERALKALLISNGIPFPRSHDLNALYRLISKHISDESLKLDSLELAKFSEWAVEAGHPGDWPAITPREAENDVASAERIVEAITKAFGKF, encoded by the coding sequence ATGGAGGAAGTAATTCGCTCCATCGCAGAATTGATAAGACGTAAGTTCAATCCTCTTAAAATCATTCTTTACGGCTCCTACGCTAGGGGCAGCCAAACATGGGACAGTGACGTCGATTTTCTCGTCGTAGTCGAAAAGGAAGTGAACAAGCGGGATGTAGCGGTGGCTATGCGCGCTGCCTTGAGCGATTTTCCCTGCGGGAAAGATATAGTAATCGCCACACCTGAAGAGCTGGCCGTTAAAGGCAGTATTCCCGGAACCCTGCTTTATTCTATGTTAAAGGAGGGTAAGGTCCTGTATGAAGATATGACTCCTTATATCGAAGAGGCCAGCATCTGGCTGAAATGTGCCTCCGATGACTTAAGTGCTGCTAAAAAATTGCTGGACTTGGGCTTTTATCGCCACGCCTGCTGGCTGTCCGCCATGGGTGCCGAGAGGGCGTTAAAAGCCCTTTTAATTTCCAATGGCATCCCCTTTCCGCGAAGCCATGACTTAAACGCCCTTTACAGGCTTATTTCCAAACACATATCTGACGAAAGCCTGAAGCTTGATTCCCTAGAGCTTGCGAAGTTTTCAGAATGGGCCGTCGAGGCTGGGCACCCCGGAGACTGGCCGGCCATTACTCCTCGGGAAGCCGAAAATGACGTTGCCTCCGCCGAGAGGATTGTCGAAGCCATTACCAAGGCCTTCGGAAAGTTTTAG
- a CDS encoding MalY/PatB family protein — MSKYDFDEVLDRRGTCSEKWDGLLDNFGAEDLLPMWVADMDFKSPPKVVEFFIERSKHGVFGYPAKGKSYHDVIVDWVLKRHGWEIKREWIVDVPSVMPGIAASLLALTSKGDGVVVQPPVYPPFFEVTESLDRKVLPNFLVEDEGWHMNLKNLEKILPSAEALLLCNPHNPVGRVWAEDELSALSHLCTKAGIPIISDDIHCDFVYSGRKYIPLASLNHEAMMNSVTFMSASKTFNIAGFKNAYAIVPNPDMREKLTKVLRGLHFGSGDLFGILGLETAYKYGRDWLDELILYLEKNRDFALPILRKAGIDVVKPEGTYLLWLDFRKFGLKQEELMDFLARKAKLALNDGSAFGSNGVGFARMNIGCPRKTLSEGLKRLTEALSEIR, encoded by the coding sequence ATGTCCAAATACGATTTTGACGAGGTCTTGGACCGCAGGGGAACCTGTAGCGAAAAGTGGGACGGGTTGCTCGATAACTTTGGGGCAGAAGATCTGCTTCCCATGTGGGTGGCTGACATGGACTTCAAGTCTCCTCCTAAAGTAGTGGAGTTTTTTATCGAGAGATCGAAGCATGGCGTGTTCGGCTATCCTGCCAAGGGCAAGTCTTACCATGACGTGATAGTCGATTGGGTTTTAAAGCGCCACGGTTGGGAAATAAAAAGGGAGTGGATAGTTGACGTTCCCAGTGTCATGCCCGGCATCGCCGCAAGCCTGCTTGCCCTTACCTCCAAAGGTGACGGAGTCGTCGTGCAACCTCCCGTATATCCTCCCTTCTTTGAGGTGACGGAATCCCTTGACAGGAAGGTCTTGCCCAATTTCCTGGTTGAGGACGAAGGTTGGCATATGAACCTGAAAAACCTCGAGAAAATTCTTCCTTCGGCCGAAGCGCTGCTCCTTTGCAACCCCCACAACCCGGTGGGCAGAGTTTGGGCTGAGGATGAGCTTTCTGCCCTTTCGCATCTTTGCACAAAGGCCGGAATTCCGATCATTTCCGACGACATACATTGCGATTTCGTTTACTCCGGAAGGAAGTACATACCCTTGGCCTCGCTGAACCACGAGGCGATGATGAACAGCGTCACATTTATGTCGGCCAGCAAGACCTTCAATATTGCGGGATTTAAAAACGCCTACGCCATAGTTCCAAATCCCGATATGAGAGAAAAGCTTACCAAGGTGCTAAGAGGCCTTCATTTCGGTTCGGGAGACCTTTTTGGTATACTGGGTCTTGAGACGGCTTACAAATACGGGAGGGATTGGCTCGATGAGCTGATACTTTATCTGGAGAAAAATCGCGATTTTGCCCTCCCGATCCTGCGAAAGGCGGGCATAGATGTCGTAAAGCCCGAGGGAACGTACCTGCTTTGGCTTGATTTCAGAAAATTTGGCTTAAAGCAGGAGGAGTTAATGGACTTTCTCGCCAGGAAGGCGAAGTTGGCCTTAAACGACGGCTCCGCTTTCGGGTCAAACGGCGTCGGTTTTGCCAGGATGAACATAGGCTGTCCGAGAAAGACGCTTTCGGAAGGCCTAAAAAGGCTGACGGAAGCTTTGTCCGAAATACGTTGA
- a CDS encoding N-acyl-D-amino-acid deacylase family protein, with translation MKLDLLILDGSVVDPEKLETYKANIGVEGDSIVYVGSDAPTDVKVTIDAKGLYVSPGFIDTHVHDEKLDEDDVERALLLQGVTTAVAGNCGLGPILSDELLSKPRYLRIGFFTGHQTLRQEVGLNDVYMPADSKAIKEMVEILKQELSKGSFGLSLGLEYVPGASYSEISELAKVVAQYDKKWVSIHIRYDGERSLEGVKEAISLASECGVRVQISHLASMASFGCLEKALEMIEEAKPHADVTFDSYPYRAFCTRIGSAVFDPGFEKRWKKGFSSLQVASGKNRGKRLTQELYVKLRKEEPDTLIIAHVMNEEEVKVALKHPDCMIASDALMENGQGHPRVCGTFPRAFRILLKEGLSWPEIVRKATYLPAKASWFEDRGVIKQGCKADLVVFHPKKIEDCATFKEPNLPPKGIEYVVLGGKIAVQKETLFEPEGEVMLRR, from the coding sequence ATGAAGTTGGATCTTTTGATACTCGATGGATCTGTCGTAGATCCGGAAAAGCTCGAGACATACAAGGCAAATATAGGCGTTGAAGGCGACAGCATAGTTTACGTCGGAAGCGATGCTCCCACGGATGTCAAGGTTACGATCGACGCGAAGGGGCTTTACGTCTCGCCGGGTTTTATAGATACTCACGTTCACGACGAAAAGCTCGATGAAGACGACGTCGAAAGGGCTCTGCTTCTTCAGGGCGTTACTACAGCTGTGGCAGGAAACTGCGGATTGGGGCCCATTTTAAGCGATGAGCTTTTGTCGAAACCTCGCTATTTGAGAATCGGTTTTTTTACGGGCCATCAGACCTTGAGGCAAGAAGTGGGGCTCAACGACGTATACATGCCTGCCGATTCCAAGGCCATAAAAGAGATGGTCGAGATCCTAAAGCAGGAGTTGTCCAAGGGCAGCTTTGGCCTTTCTCTCGGACTTGAATACGTTCCCGGGGCAAGTTACAGTGAGATAAGCGAGCTTGCCAAGGTGGTGGCGCAATACGACAAGAAGTGGGTCTCGATACATATAAGATACGACGGCGAAAGATCGCTTGAAGGCGTTAAGGAAGCAATATCCCTCGCAAGCGAGTGCGGCGTCAGGGTGCAGATATCCCATTTGGCTAGCATGGCTTCTTTTGGATGTCTCGAAAAGGCCCTTGAGATGATAGAGGAGGCTAAGCCTCACGCCGACGTTACCTTCGATTCCTATCCCTACAGGGCATTTTGCACTCGCATTGGATCTGCCGTCTTCGATCCTGGATTTGAGAAGCGGTGGAAAAAGGGTTTTTCCTCGCTCCAGGTTGCCTCGGGGAAAAACAGGGGCAAAAGACTGACGCAGGAACTTTACGTCAAGCTTAGAAAAGAAGAACCCGACACCCTGATCATAGCCCACGTCATGAACGAGGAGGAAGTAAAGGTCGCTTTGAAGCACCCCGATTGTATGATAGCCTCCGACGCACTCATGGAAAATGGCCAGGGTCATCCCCGCGTCTGCGGCACCTTCCCCAGGGCCTTCAGGATTCTTTTAAAGGAAGGGCTTTCCTGGCCCGAGATCGTGCGCAAGGCGACCTATCTTCCCGCCAAGGCGTCTTGGTTTGAGGACAGAGGGGTAATCAAGCAAGGCTGCAAGGCCGATCTAGTCGTTTTTCATCCGAAAAAGATAGAGGATTGTGCCACCTTCAAAGAGCCTAACCTTCCGCCAAAGGGGATAGAATACGTGGTCTTAGGCGGTAAAATTGCGGTACAAAAGGAGACGCTTTTTGAACCCGAGGGAGAAGTGATGTTGCGGAGGTGA
- a CDS encoding class II fructose-bisphosphate aldolase, producing MKTESLSYKELLKKRPLNVQAIYGDEPVALVSGRDIIEAARKKGAVILAANARNPLTVKGVLQAAKKLNSAVLIELAKSESTYCGCTYDNVPDYAVKYSKELGHGVVFGLHVDHYAIKSISDVYKAIAHLRQIVERGWTSVAVDASHNPDWENLTFTRDVAQHIPAYLGLEVEVGEIKGAGELTTVEEALFFVGGLNSWCIFPDLLAISNGSMHGTYDKTAGQIEGIDLNRTKEIADAVARYGVSIAQHGISGTPFDKASMFSKYGINKGNVATLWQNIVFGLEMEPETGNAVIKDGSYVKDPNRGIPVELWNKIVAWADEQGFNRKSGDYKKANKPFHDQIMTLSEEIQERIVAETEEWATKFIKAFGSEGTAELVLEVASSRGDYNSTPERKIYHSRSEFTPEKAPDANREKKKDDKDYSD from the coding sequence TTGAAGACGGAAAGCCTGTCTTACAAAGAATTGCTCAAGAAAAGACCGTTAAATGTGCAAGCCATATATGGAGACGAACCGGTAGCGCTGGTAAGTGGAAGGGATATCATCGAGGCGGCGAGAAAAAAAGGAGCCGTTATATTGGCTGCCAACGCGAGAAACCCCCTGACAGTAAAAGGAGTATTGCAAGCTGCTAAGAAACTTAATTCTGCCGTTTTGATCGAGCTTGCCAAGTCGGAATCCACCTATTGCGGGTGCACTTATGACAACGTGCCCGATTACGCGGTAAAGTATTCGAAGGAGTTGGGGCACGGCGTGGTATTCGGTCTCCATGTGGATCATTACGCCATTAAATCCATTTCCGACGTATATAAGGCCATAGCCCATTTGAGGCAGATCGTAGAGCGAGGCTGGACATCCGTCGCCGTTGACGCCTCTCACAATCCCGACTGGGAAAACCTGACTTTCACCCGTGACGTGGCTCAGCATATACCGGCCTACCTCGGGTTGGAAGTCGAGGTAGGAGAGATAAAAGGAGCCGGAGAACTGACGACCGTGGAAGAGGCCCTGTTTTTCGTGGGCGGTCTCAACTCATGGTGTATATTCCCCGACCTGCTTGCCATTTCAAATGGAAGCATGCATGGCACATACGACAAGACTGCCGGACAGATAGAGGGGATAGATTTAAATCGCACGAAGGAGATAGCCGATGCCGTCGCTCGCTACGGCGTTTCAATAGCCCAGCATGGCATATCGGGAACGCCTTTCGACAAGGCTTCGATGTTCTCGAAATACGGCATAAACAAGGGAAATGTAGCGACACTGTGGCAAAATATCGTTTTCGGGCTGGAGATGGAGCCCGAGACGGGCAACGCCGTCATAAAAGACGGCTCCTACGTCAAAGATCCCAACAGGGGCATTCCAGTGGAGCTCTGGAATAAAATAGTTGCCTGGGCCGACGAACAGGGCTTCAACAGGAAATCCGGAGACTACAAGAAGGCGAATAAGCCCTTCCACGACCAAATAATGACCCTGTCGGAAGAGATACAGGAGCGGATTGTGGCCGAGACAGAGGAGTGGGCGACCAAGTTTATAAAGGCCTTTGGAAGTGAAGGCACGGCGGAGTTGGTCTTGGAGGTAGCGTCTTCCAGGGGGGATTACAATTCCACGCCTGAGCGAAAGATCTACCATTCGAGGAGCGAATTTACTCCCGAGAAGGCTCCCGATGCAAATAGGGAGAAGAAGAAAGACGATAAAGATTATTCAGATTAA